One genomic segment of Mycolicibacterium chubuense NBB4 includes these proteins:
- a CDS encoding GntR family transcriptional regulator, with product MPKKYGVKEKDLVVSHVVDMVLTGKLRSGDRLDRNEIAHALGLSRVPVQEAVVQLEHDGILSTRYHRGAYVERFDEATVREHHELYGLLSGIASGRAAAAADPTIIAALDEQIGLLRRGTDARQFDTGARRFRAVINDAYAGPRLQAAICSSQTLIPLSFWQTYAQHQNELLPSYEAELAAIRAGDADAARTACATRADTMARILLTELIRRGVLCAVHSD from the coding sequence ATGCCCAAGAAGTACGGGGTGAAAGAGAAGGACCTCGTGGTCTCGCACGTGGTCGATATGGTCCTGACCGGGAAGCTGCGGTCAGGAGATCGGTTGGACCGCAACGAGATCGCGCATGCGCTCGGCCTGAGCCGGGTGCCCGTCCAGGAAGCCGTGGTCCAGCTCGAGCACGATGGGATTCTCAGTACGCGCTACCACCGCGGCGCGTACGTCGAGCGGTTCGACGAAGCCACCGTGCGCGAACACCACGAGCTCTACGGGTTGCTGAGCGGCATCGCCTCCGGCCGGGCGGCCGCGGCGGCGGACCCGACGATCATCGCCGCGCTCGACGAACAGATCGGGCTGCTGCGCCGGGGCACCGACGCCCGGCAGTTCGACACCGGCGCCCGCCGCTTCCGGGCCGTCATCAACGACGCCTACGCGGGCCCGCGGCTGCAGGCGGCGATCTGCTCGTCCCAGACACTGATCCCGCTGAGCTTCTGGCAGACCTACGCGCAGCACCAGAACGAGCTGCTGCCCTCGTACGAGGCGGAACTGGCGGCGATCCGCGCCGGTGACGCCGACGCCGCCCGCACGGCCTGCGCGACGCGCGCCGACACCATGGCGCGCATTCTGCTGACGGAGTTGATCCGTCGCGGGGTGCTGTGCGCCGTGCACTCCGATTGA
- a CDS encoding ABC transporter substrate-binding protein/permease, translating into MVAALGLAAPAGAVDQCAPPGIQSASPLPTNLAAAAGGPAEDKYTTPGVEPLAAIDRNALGLGQPGTLTVGTLSDAPPSICIDSSGTFTGFDNELLRAIADKLGLRINFVGTEFSGLLAQVASRRFDVGSSSITTTDARRRTVGFTNGYDFGYFSLVVPRGSAITGFGKLAPGQRIGVVQGTVQEAYVVDTLKLQPVKFPDYNTVYASLKTRQIDAWVAPSQQALGTVQPGDPADIVENTFSLDNFVAYAVAKENQPLIDALNSGLDAIIADGTWSRLYSDWVPRALPPGWKPGSKAAPVPQLPDFAAIAAKKQAESGPSAPVAPKSVLAQLKDSFLDWNLYKQAIPDLFTTGLPNTLILTVAASVIGLVLGMALAVAGISTSRWLRWPARVYTDIFRGLPEVVIILLIGLGVGPVVGQLTGNNPYPLGIAALGLMAAAYVGEIFRSGIQSVDPGQLEASRALGFSYSTSMRLVVIPQGVRRVLPALMNQFISLLKASSLVYFLGLIANQRELFQVGRDLNAQTGNLSPLVAAGMFYLLLTIPLTHLVNFIDARLRRGRKPTEEDPLALSTAQEMN; encoded by the coding sequence ATGGTCGCCGCGCTGGGACTGGCCGCCCCTGCGGGTGCAGTGGATCAGTGCGCGCCGCCGGGGATCCAGAGCGCGAGCCCGCTGCCCACCAACCTCGCCGCAGCGGCCGGCGGCCCGGCCGAGGACAAGTACACGACGCCGGGCGTCGAACCGCTCGCAGCGATCGACCGCAACGCGCTGGGGCTCGGTCAGCCCGGCACCTTGACGGTCGGCACCCTCTCGGACGCGCCGCCGAGCATCTGCATCGACTCCTCCGGCACCTTCACCGGCTTCGACAACGAACTGCTGCGCGCCATCGCGGACAAGCTCGGCCTGCGCATCAACTTCGTCGGCACCGAGTTCTCCGGCCTGCTCGCCCAAGTGGCCTCGCGCCGGTTCGACGTCGGCTCGTCGTCGATCACGACCACCGACGCCCGCCGCCGGACCGTCGGCTTCACCAACGGCTACGACTTCGGCTACTTCTCGCTGGTGGTGCCCAGGGGATCGGCGATCACCGGCTTCGGCAAGCTGGCACCCGGCCAGCGCATCGGCGTGGTGCAGGGCACGGTGCAGGAGGCCTACGTCGTCGACACGCTGAAGCTGCAGCCGGTGAAGTTCCCCGACTACAACACCGTCTACGCCAGCTTGAAGACGCGGCAGATCGACGCCTGGGTGGCGCCGTCCCAGCAGGCGCTGGGCACCGTTCAGCCCGGCGACCCGGCCGACATCGTCGAGAACACCTTCAGCCTGGACAACTTCGTCGCGTATGCGGTCGCCAAAGAGAACCAGCCGCTCATCGACGCCCTGAACTCCGGGTTGGACGCGATCATCGCCGACGGGACCTGGTCTCGGCTGTACTCCGACTGGGTGCCCCGCGCGCTGCCGCCCGGCTGGAAGCCCGGCTCGAAGGCCGCACCCGTCCCGCAACTGCCCGACTTCGCCGCGATCGCCGCCAAGAAGCAGGCCGAGAGCGGGCCGTCGGCGCCGGTCGCCCCGAAATCCGTTCTGGCGCAACTGAAGGACTCGTTCCTCGACTGGAACCTGTACAAACAGGCCATCCCGGATCTGTTCACGACCGGTCTGCCGAACACCTTGATCCTCACCGTCGCGGCCAGCGTCATCGGCCTGGTGCTCGGAATGGCGCTCGCCGTGGCCGGCATCTCGACCTCGCGCTGGCTGCGCTGGCCCGCCCGCGTCTACACCGACATCTTCCGCGGGCTGCCCGAAGTGGTGATCATCCTGCTGATCGGCCTCGGGGTCGGTCCGGTCGTCGGCCAGCTCACGGGCAACAATCCATACCCCCTGGGCATCGCCGCGCTCGGGTTGATGGCTGCCGCCTATGTCGGCGAGATCTTCCGCTCCGGCATCCAGAGCGTCGACCCCGGGCAGCTGGAGGCCTCCCGCGCGCTGGGCTTCAGCTACTCGACGTCGATGCGTCTGGTCGTCATCCCGCAGGGCGTCCGGCGCGTGCTGCCGGCGCTGATGAACCAGTTCATCTCTCTTCTGAAGGCGTCGTCGCTGGTGTACTTCCTCGGCTTGATCGCCAACCAGCGCGAGCTGTTCCAGGTCGGGCGGGACCTCAATGCGCAAACCGGAAACCTGTCTCCGCTGGTGGCGGCCGGCATGTTCTACCTCCTCCTGACGATTCCTCTCACCCACCTGGTGAACTTCATCGACGCCCGGCTGCGGCGCGGCCGGAAACCGACCGAAGAGGATCCACTCGCTCTGTCCACCGCGCAGGAGATGAACTGA
- a CDS encoding amino acid ABC transporter ATP-binding protein — protein MADHRLAAVSLAARDLHLSFGPNAVLRGVDLDVAAGTSTAVIGPSGSGKSTLLRTLNRLYEPDRGDILLDGRSVLADDPDRLRQRIGMVFQQFQLFPHRSVLDNVTLAPRKLKRLSADEARELGLAQLDRVGLRHKAEVRPATLSGGQQQRVAIARALAMSPEVMFFDEATSALDPELVKGVLALIADLAADGMTMIVVTHEMGFARSTADTVVFMDHGQVVETGAPEQLFEGAETDRLRRFLSQVL, from the coding sequence ATGGCCGACCACCGCCTCGCCGCGGTCTCCCTGGCCGCCCGCGACCTCCACCTGTCCTTCGGGCCGAACGCCGTGCTGCGCGGCGTCGACCTCGACGTGGCGGCGGGAACCAGCACCGCCGTGATCGGCCCGTCGGGATCGGGCAAGTCGACGCTGCTGCGCACGTTGAACCGGCTCTACGAACCCGACCGCGGCGACATCCTGCTCGACGGGCGCTCGGTGCTCGCCGACGATCCCGACCGACTGCGTCAGCGAATCGGCATGGTGTTCCAGCAGTTTCAGCTGTTCCCGCACCGCAGCGTGCTCGACAACGTGACGCTGGCGCCCCGCAAACTCAAACGCCTCAGCGCCGATGAGGCCCGCGAGCTGGGGCTGGCCCAACTCGACCGGGTGGGGCTGCGACACAAGGCCGAGGTGCGGCCCGCGACCCTGTCGGGCGGACAGCAACAACGGGTCGCGATCGCCCGGGCGCTCGCGATGTCACCGGAAGTGATGTTCTTCGACGAGGCCACCTCGGCGCTGGACCCGGAGTTGGTCAAGGGCGTGCTCGCGCTCATCGCCGACCTCGCCGCTGACGGCATGACGATGATCGTGGTGACCCACGAGATGGGCTTCGCGCGGTCGACGGCCGACACCGTGGTGTTCATGGACCATGGCCAGGTCGTCGAGACCGGAGCTCCCGAGCAACTGTTCGAAGGCGCCGAAACCGACCGGCTGCGCCGCTTCCTGTCGCAGGTGCTCTAG
- a CDS encoding MarR family winged helix-turn-helix transcriptional regulator, translated as MVATEAQVSELAGELQRVLSKVLSVLRHTGKTSTSGDLTLAQLSILLTLLDQGPMRMTELAAHERVRTPTTTVAIRRLEKLGLVKRSRDPSDLRAVLVDITPQGLAQHQEALASRRDHLAHLLSKLSEEELGALAKALAPLERIAE; from the coding sequence ATGGTGGCGACTGAAGCGCAGGTCAGCGAGCTAGCAGGCGAACTGCAGCGCGTTTTGTCCAAGGTGCTGTCCGTCCTCCGCCACACCGGCAAGACGTCGACATCGGGTGATCTGACGCTCGCGCAACTGTCGATTCTGCTGACGCTGCTCGATCAGGGCCCCATGCGGATGACCGAGTTGGCCGCCCACGAGCGGGTCCGCACACCCACCACCACGGTGGCAATCCGCCGGCTCGAGAAGCTCGGACTGGTCAAGCGGTCGCGGGATCCGTCCGACCTGCGCGCGGTGCTGGTCGACATCACCCCGCAGGGCCTGGCCCAGCACCAGGAGGCGCTGGCGTCGCGCCGCGACCACCTGGCCCACCTGCTGAGCAAGCTCAGCGAGGAGGAACTCGGCGCGCTGGCCAAGGCGCTCGCACCGCTCGAACGCATCGCCGAGTAA
- the ggh gene encoding glucosylglycerate hydrolase, whose product MPHDTSFAPTQLAARAAYLLRGNDLGVMTTAAPLLYPHMWSWDAAFVAIGLAPLSVERAVVELDTLLSAQWRNGMIPHIVFANGVDGYFPGPARWACSALAADAPRNRHTSGITQPPVHAIAVQRILDHARRRGRSTRAVADSFLDRRWPDLVRWHRWLAECRDQNQRGRVTLYHGWESGMDNSPRWDSAYANVIPGDVPEYQREDNKINTDASQRPTDVEYDRYLWLVEEMKVNRYDDQLLPKAMSFAVEDVFVSAILSVACQVLAEIGEDHKRPHADVKDLYAWSERFRAGVIATTDQRSGAARDYDVRAERWIATETVAQFAPLLCGGLPHDRERALLRLLEGPRFCGHPDLAYALIPSTSPVSRDFRSREYWRGPVWPVMTWLFSWCFARRGWAERSSTLRREGLRQASDGTFAEYYEPFTGEPLGSMQQSWTAAAVLDWLG is encoded by the coding sequence ATGCCCCACGACACGAGCTTTGCTCCCACGCAGCTGGCCGCCCGCGCGGCGTACCTGTTGCGCGGTAACGACCTCGGCGTGATGACCACCGCCGCGCCCTTGCTGTATCCGCACATGTGGAGCTGGGACGCCGCCTTCGTGGCCATCGGGCTCGCGCCGCTGTCGGTGGAGCGGGCGGTCGTCGAACTCGACACGCTGCTCTCGGCCCAGTGGCGCAACGGGATGATCCCGCACATCGTGTTCGCCAACGGTGTCGACGGATACTTCCCGGGCCCGGCGCGCTGGGCGTGTTCCGCGCTGGCCGCCGACGCCCCCCGCAACCGGCACACCTCGGGCATCACCCAGCCGCCCGTGCACGCGATCGCGGTGCAGCGCATCCTCGACCACGCCCGCCGGCGTGGCCGCTCGACCCGCGCGGTGGCCGACTCGTTCCTCGACCGGCGGTGGCCGGACCTGGTGCGCTGGCATCGCTGGCTGGCCGAGTGCCGCGACCAGAACCAGCGGGGCAGGGTCACGCTCTACCACGGGTGGGAATCGGGCATGGACAACTCTCCGCGGTGGGACAGCGCCTACGCCAACGTGATTCCCGGCGACGTGCCGGAGTACCAGCGCGAGGACAACAAGATCAACACCGACGCGAGCCAGCGACCGACCGACGTGGAGTACGACCGCTATCTGTGGCTGGTCGAGGAGATGAAGGTCAACCGCTACGACGACCAATTGCTGCCCAAGGCAATGAGTTTCGCGGTGGAAGACGTGTTCGTCTCGGCCATCCTGTCGGTGGCCTGCCAGGTGCTGGCCGAGATCGGCGAAGACCACAAACGTCCGCACGCCGACGTCAAGGACCTCTACGCGTGGAGCGAGCGGTTCCGCGCCGGCGTCATCGCCACCACCGACCAGCGCAGCGGCGCGGCAAGGGATTACGACGTGCGTGCCGAGCGGTGGATCGCGACCGAGACGGTGGCGCAGTTCGCGCCGCTGCTGTGCGGCGGGCTGCCCCACGATCGGGAACGGGCGCTGCTGCGGCTGCTGGAGGGTCCGCGCTTCTGCGGCCACCCCGACCTGGCTTACGCACTCATCCCGTCGACGTCGCCGGTGTCGAGGGACTTCCGTTCCCGCGAGTACTGGCGCGGTCCGGTGTGGCCGGTGATGACGTGGCTGTTCTCGTGGTGCTTCGCCCGGAGGGGGTGGGCCGAGCGGTCGTCGACCCTGCGTCGCGAGGGGCTGCGGCAGGCCAGCGACGGCACCTTCGCGGAGTACTACGAGCCCTTCACCGGCGAACCGTTGGGCAGCATGCAGCAGTCGTGGACCGCGGCGGCGGTGCTGGACTGGCTGGGCTGA
- a CDS encoding SDR family oxidoreductase has translation MPTAMITGAAGGLGSALADALAPTHTLFLAGRPSSRLDVVAERHGASTWPVDLADPDSLASVVEPIVELDVLIHNAGVAYPGRVAESTVEQWRSTMAVNVVGAVALTLELLPALRAARGQVVFINSGSGINASPGLAAYSSSKFALRAFADSLRADEPSLRVTSVHPGRIATAMQEDLVAYEGRDYDPEQFLSAQTVAQVTVDAINAPHDAHIHEVIVRPH, from the coding sequence GTGCCGACTGCCATGATCACCGGAGCCGCCGGGGGCCTCGGATCCGCCCTCGCCGACGCGCTCGCCCCGACGCACACGTTGTTCCTCGCCGGGCGGCCGTCATCCCGCCTGGACGTCGTCGCCGAACGCCACGGCGCGTCGACGTGGCCGGTCGACCTCGCCGATCCGGACTCGCTGGCGTCCGTCGTGGAGCCCATCGTCGAGCTCGACGTGCTGATCCACAACGCGGGTGTCGCCTACCCCGGCCGGGTCGCCGAATCCACCGTCGAACAGTGGCGCTCCACCATGGCCGTCAACGTCGTCGGTGCGGTCGCGCTGACGCTCGAGCTGTTGCCGGCGCTGCGGGCAGCGCGTGGACAGGTCGTGTTCATCAACTCCGGTTCCGGGATCAACGCCTCCCCCGGACTGGCCGCGTACTCGTCGAGCAAGTTCGCGTTGCGCGCGTTCGCCGACTCGCTGCGCGCCGACGAACCGTCACTGCGGGTGACGTCGGTGCATCCGGGCCGCATCGCGACCGCGATGCAGGAGGACCTCGTCGCCTACGAGGGACGCGACTACGACCCCGAGCAGTTCCTGAGCGCGCAGACCGTCGCGCAGGTCACCGTCGACGCGATCAACGCGCCGCACGACGCCCACATCCACGAGGTCATCGTCCGGCCACACTGA
- the ctaD gene encoding aa3-type cytochrome oxidase subunit I — translation MAVEAPHLLTLEPRRPFPARLGPRGNLIYKLVTTTDHKLIGIMYCVTCFAFFFIGGLMALLMRTELASPGLQFLSNEQYNQLFTMHGTIMLLLYATPIVFGFANLVLPLQIGAPDVAFPRLNAFSFWLFLFGGLIAMAGFITPGGAADFGWTAYAPLSDAVHSPGAGGDLWIMGLIVAGLGTILGAVNMITTVVCMRAPGMTMFRMPIFTWNILVTSILILMAFPILTAALFALAADRHLGAHVFDAANGGAILWQHLFWFFGHPEVYIVALPFFGIVTEIFPVFSRKPIFGYTTLIYATLAIGALSVVVWAHHMFATGAVLLPFFSFTTYLIAVPTGIKFFNWIGTMWKGQITLETPMLFSIGFLATFLLGGLTGVMLASPPLDFHVTDSYFVVAHFHYVLFGTIVFATYGGIYFWFPKMTGRLLDEKLGKLHFWLTFIGFHTTFLVQHWLGNMGMPRRYADYLPSDGFQPLNVVSTIGAFILALSMLPFVWNVFKSWRYGEPVTVDDPWGYGNSLEWATSCPPPRHNFTELPRIRSERPAFELHYPHMIRRMREEAHVGRHAEVGETTEGFGPRVAPDR, via the coding sequence ATGGCCGTAGAAGCTCCGCACCTGCTCACCCTCGAGCCGCGACGGCCTTTCCCGGCCCGCCTGGGGCCCAGGGGCAACCTGATCTACAAGCTCGTGACCACCACCGATCACAAGCTGATCGGCATCATGTACTGCGTCACCTGCTTCGCGTTCTTCTTCATCGGCGGGTTGATGGCGCTGCTGATGCGCACCGAGCTCGCCTCGCCGGGTCTGCAGTTCCTGTCCAACGAGCAGTACAACCAGCTGTTCACGATGCACGGCACGATCATGCTGCTGCTCTACGCCACCCCGATCGTGTTCGGGTTCGCGAATCTGGTGCTGCCGCTGCAGATCGGGGCGCCCGACGTCGCGTTCCCGAGGCTGAACGCCTTCTCGTTCTGGCTGTTCCTGTTCGGCGGGCTGATCGCGATGGCCGGTTTCATCACCCCCGGCGGCGCCGCCGACTTCGGGTGGACGGCATATGCGCCCCTGTCGGACGCCGTGCACTCGCCGGGGGCGGGCGGGGACCTCTGGATCATGGGCCTCATCGTCGCCGGCCTGGGCACCATCTTGGGCGCGGTCAACATGATCACGACCGTGGTGTGCATGCGCGCGCCGGGCATGACGATGTTCCGGATGCCGATCTTCACCTGGAACATCCTGGTGACGTCCATCCTGATCCTGATGGCCTTCCCCATCCTGACGGCGGCGCTGTTCGCACTGGCCGCCGACCGGCACCTCGGCGCGCACGTGTTCGACGCCGCCAATGGCGGGGCGATCCTCTGGCAGCACCTGTTCTGGTTCTTCGGCCATCCCGAGGTGTACATCGTGGCGCTGCCGTTCTTCGGCATCGTCACCGAGATCTTCCCGGTCTTCTCCCGTAAGCCGATCTTCGGGTACACCACGTTGATCTACGCGACGCTCGCTATCGGCGCCCTGTCGGTCGTGGTGTGGGCCCACCACATGTTCGCCACAGGTGCGGTGCTGCTGCCGTTCTTCTCGTTCACCACCTATCTCATCGCGGTGCCCACCGGCATCAAGTTCTTCAACTGGATCGGAACCATGTGGAAGGGCCAGATCACGCTGGAGACCCCGATGCTGTTCTCCATCGGCTTCCTGGCGACCTTCCTGCTCGGCGGACTGACCGGGGTGATGCTCGCCAGCCCGCCGCTGGACTTCCACGTCACCGACAGCTATTTCGTCGTCGCACACTTCCACTACGTGCTGTTCGGCACCATCGTGTTCGCGACGTACGGCGGCATCTACTTCTGGTTCCCGAAGATGACCGGCCGGCTGCTCGACGAGAAGCTGGGCAAGCTGCATTTCTGGCTGACGTTCATCGGTTTCCACACCACGTTCCTGGTGCAGCACTGGCTGGGCAACATGGGGATGCCGCGCCGCTATGCCGACTATCTGCCTTCTGACGGGTTCCAGCCGCTCAACGTCGTGTCGACGATCGGGGCGTTCATCCTGGCTCTGTCGATGCTGCCGTTCGTGTGGAACGTGTTCAAGAGCTGGCGCTACGGCGAACCGGTGACCGTCGACGATCCGTGGGGTTACGGCAACTCGCTGGAGTGGGCGACCAGTTGCCCGCCGCCGCGGCACAACTTCACCGAGCTGCCGCGGATCCGTTCCGAGCGGCCCGCGTTCGAGCTGCATTACCCGCACATGATCCGGCGGATGCGCGAGGAGGCGCACGTCGGGCGACATGCCGAGGTCGGCGAAACCACCGAGGGCTTCGGTCCGCGGGTGGCTCCGGACCGCTGA
- the leuS gene encoding leucine--tRNA ligase yields the protein MTETPAGTQSSSAAAADAPQHRYTAELAGAIERTWQHRWTESGTFNVANPVGSLAPADGSPVPTDKMFVQDMFPYPSGEGLHVGHPLGYIATDVYARYYRMTGRNVLHALGFDAFGLPAEQYAIQTGTHPRTRTEANIVNFRRQLGRLGLGHDTRRSFSTTDVDFYKWTQWIFLQIYNAWFDPAANTARPIGELIAEFESGTRAVGDGRSWAELDAGERADVVDSHRLVYLADSVVNWCPGLGTVLANEEVTADGRSERGNFPVFRKRLRQWMMRITAYSDRLLEDLDALEWPEKVKTMQRNWIGRSTGASVLFGTDAGDVEVFTTRPDTLFGATYLVLAPEHDLVDRLVADEWPAEVDSRWTYGAATPRDAVAAYRTAIAAKSDLERQENKTKTGVFLGAYAVNPADGQQVPVFIADYVLAGYGTGAIMAVPGGDQRDWDFATEFGLPIVEVVAGGDISQEAYTGDGLLVNSGFLDGMDVAAAKEAMTERLTADGRGRARIEYKLRDWLFARQRYWGEPFPIVYDADGRAHPLPDELLPVELPDVPDYSPVLFDPNDADSEPSPPLAKVSDWVNVELDLGDGFKSYTRDTNVMPQWAGSSWYELRYTDPHNKEAMCAKENEAYWMGPRPAEHGPNDPGGVDLYVGGVEHAVLHLLYSRFWHKVLYDLGHVSSREPYRRLVNQGYIQAFAYTDARGSYVPAAEVSERDGKFYWAGPDGEIEVNQEFGKIGKSLKNSVSPDEICDNYGADTLRVYEMSMGPLEASRPWATKDVVGAHRFLQRVWRLVVDEECGVPRVTDDPLDDETLRLLHRTIAGTADDYAALRNNTAAAKLIEYTNHLTKQGVTARAALEPLVLMVAPLAPHLAEELWMRLGHEASLAHGPFPVADERYLVEDTVEYPVQVNGKVRGRVTIAADAGADTVEAAALADEKVLAFLDGRTPKKVIVVAGRLVNVVV from the coding sequence GTGACCGAAACGCCGGCTGGAACCCAGTCCTCGTCCGCCGCCGCCGCCGACGCCCCGCAGCACCGCTACACCGCGGAGCTCGCCGGCGCCATCGAGCGGACGTGGCAGCACCGGTGGACCGAGTCCGGGACGTTCAACGTGGCCAATCCGGTCGGGTCGCTCGCACCGGCCGATGGGAGCCCGGTTCCCACCGACAAGATGTTCGTCCAGGACATGTTCCCCTACCCGTCCGGGGAGGGGTTGCACGTCGGACACCCCCTGGGCTACATCGCGACCGACGTGTACGCCCGCTACTACCGGATGACCGGTCGTAATGTGTTGCACGCGTTGGGATTCGACGCTTTCGGTCTGCCTGCCGAGCAGTACGCCATCCAGACGGGCACCCATCCCCGCACCCGCACCGAGGCCAACATCGTCAACTTCCGCCGCCAGCTCGGCCGGCTCGGCCTCGGCCACGACACACGGCGCAGCTTCTCGACCACCGACGTCGACTTCTACAAGTGGACGCAATGGATCTTCCTGCAGATCTACAACGCCTGGTTCGATCCGGCCGCGAACACGGCGCGGCCGATCGGCGAGCTGATCGCCGAATTCGAGTCGGGCACCAGAGCGGTCGGCGACGGCCGGTCCTGGGCCGAGCTCGACGCGGGCGAGCGTGCCGACGTCGTCGACTCCCACCGGCTGGTCTATCTGGCCGATTCGGTGGTCAACTGGTGTCCGGGGCTGGGCACCGTGCTGGCCAACGAGGAGGTCACCGCGGACGGCCGCAGCGAGCGCGGCAATTTCCCGGTCTTTCGAAAGCGATTGCGACAGTGGATGATGCGCATCACCGCCTACTCCGACCGGCTGCTCGAGGATCTCGACGCGCTGGAGTGGCCGGAGAAGGTCAAGACCATGCAGCGCAACTGGATCGGCCGCTCCACCGGCGCCAGCGTTCTGTTCGGCACCGACGCCGGCGACGTCGAGGTGTTCACCACCCGGCCGGACACGCTGTTCGGGGCGACGTATCTGGTGCTGGCGCCGGAACACGACCTGGTGGATCGCCTCGTCGCCGACGAATGGCCGGCGGAGGTGGATTCGCGGTGGACGTACGGCGCCGCCACGCCGCGCGACGCGGTGGCCGCCTACCGGACCGCGATCGCGGCGAAGTCGGACCTGGAGCGTCAGGAGAACAAGACCAAGACCGGGGTGTTCCTCGGCGCCTACGCCGTCAATCCGGCCGACGGTCAACAGGTTCCGGTGTTCATCGCCGATTACGTGTTGGCCGGCTACGGCACCGGCGCGATCATGGCGGTTCCCGGCGGCGACCAGCGCGACTGGGACTTCGCGACGGAGTTCGGCCTGCCGATCGTGGAAGTGGTTGCCGGAGGAGATATTTCGCAGGAGGCCTACACCGGTGACGGCCTGCTGGTGAACTCCGGCTTCCTCGACGGCATGGACGTCGCAGCGGCCAAAGAGGCGATGACCGAGCGGCTCACCGCCGACGGTCGCGGCCGGGCCAGGATCGAATACAAGCTGCGGGACTGGCTTTTCGCGCGGCAGCGCTACTGGGGAGAGCCGTTCCCGATCGTCTACGACGCCGACGGGCGGGCCCATCCGCTGCCGGACGAGCTGCTGCCGGTGGAGCTGCCCGACGTACCGGATTACTCGCCGGTGTTGTTCGACCCGAACGACGCCGACAGCGAGCCGTCGCCGCCGCTGGCGAAGGTCTCCGACTGGGTGAACGTCGAACTCGACCTCGGGGACGGTTTCAAGAGCTACACCCGCGACACCAACGTCATGCCGCAGTGGGCGGGCAGCTCCTGGTACGAGTTGCGCTACACCGACCCGCACAACAAGGAAGCGATGTGCGCCAAGGAGAACGAGGCGTACTGGATGGGTCCGCGGCCCGCCGAGCACGGCCCGAACGACCCTGGCGGTGTCGACCTCTACGTCGGCGGCGTCGAGCACGCGGTGCTGCACCTGCTGTACTCGCGCTTCTGGCACAAGGTGCTCTACGACCTCGGCCACGTCAGCTCACGGGAGCCCTACCGGAGGCTGGTGAACCAGGGGTACATCCAGGCGTTCGCCTACACCGATGCCCGCGGCTCCTATGTGCCGGCGGCCGAGGTGAGCGAGCGCGACGGAAAGTTCTACTGGGCCGGGCCGGACGGTGAAATCGAGGTCAACCAGGAGTTCGGCAAGATCGGCAAGAGCCTGAAGAACTCGGTGTCACCGGACGAGATCTGCGACAACTACGGCGCCGACACACTGCGTGTCTACGAGATGTCGATGGGGCCGTTGGAGGCGTCGCGGCCGTGGGCGACCAAGGACGTCGTCGGCGCGCACCGCTTCCTGCAGCGGGTGTGGCGGTTGGTCGTCGACGAGGAATGCGGAGTGCCGCGGGTGACCGACGACCCGCTCGACGACGAGACGCTGCGGCTGCTGCACCGCACGATCGCCGGGACGGCCGACGACTACGCGGCACTGCGCAACAACACCGCGGCCGCCAAGCTCATCGAGTACACCAACCACCTCACCAAACAAGGGGTGACGGCGCGTGCCGCGCTCGAGCCGCTCGTGCTCATGGTCGCCCCGCTGGCGCCGCACCTGGCGGAGGAGCTGTGGATGCGACTGGGGCACGAGGCGTCGCTGGCTCACGGACCGTTCCCCGTCGCCGACGAGCGCTACCTGGTCGAGGACACCGTCGAGTACCCGGTGCAGGTCAACGGCAAGGTCCGGGGCCGCGTCACCATCGCGGCCGACGCCGGCGCGGACACCGTCGAGGCGGCCGCGCTGGCGGACGAGAAGGTCCTCGCCTTCCTGGACGGACGGACGCCGAAGAAGGTCATCGTCGTCGCCGGCCGGCTGGTCAACGTGGTGGTCTGA